The proteins below come from a single Eucalyptus grandis isolate ANBG69807.140 chromosome 3, ASM1654582v1, whole genome shotgun sequence genomic window:
- the LOC104437621 gene encoding uncharacterized protein LOC104437621, whose translation MWDDYNYHPHSAITVLRLRSLIKIGHDNKFWMHDQVRDLGRHIVSEEYSRKISRVWSYKDAVKLLERKEKNVDVKAPSLTSGDCSRNMVPDELAALPNLTFLRVKGIDFSGNFKNVVSKLCWLSWEVTHNEFYAENFHFASFVVLDLSRSNIKDDWGGWSQFQVGHNLHR comes from the exons TACTGTCCTCCGCCTACGGTCCTTGATAAAAATTGGACatgataataaattttggatgcatgaccaagttCGAGATCTAGGAAGGCACATCGTCTCTGAAGAATATTCTCGCAAAATTAGTAGGGTGTGGAGTTATAAGGATGCTGTAAAGCTTCTGGAGAGGAAAGAG AAAAATGTAGATGTAAAAGCACCAAGCCTGACTTCCGGTGATTGCAGCCGCAACATGGTACCTGATGAATTAGCTGCTTTGCCAAATCTAACGTTCCTTCGAGTTAAAGGTATTGATTTTTCTGGCAACTTCAAGAATGTTGTTTCGAAGCTATGTTGGCTTTCTTGGGAAGTGACACATAATGAATTTTATGCggagaattttcattttgctagCTTTGTCGTGCTAGACCTTTCAAGGAGCAATATCAAAGATGACTGGGGTGGATGGAGCCAATTCCAG GTTGGCCACAATCTCCATCGGTAA